One genomic segment of Nocardia spumae includes these proteins:
- a CDS encoding ABC transporter substrate-binding protein, translating to MPVSERVSTRNPKTRKRTSARRLSLGAAAIGAAVALVSGCGTGGDDASSTIVRTTTNIAGASVVGIERDTTRACALPSAPDQASGTHTVAGAQVPADPKRIVVLDTAALDAVCAVGLWERVVGTTTLPGPAPQPGYLGTGVLKIPSVGGTGAVDMAKISELQPDLILGSAGDGDLGALRGVAPTVLVERKGWADDFTGYAAALGRGSAGAKALADYRTDARETGASIAANFSQASVIRFSDKDIQVQGDDTFAGQVLADAGVQRPGAQRDGSFPVDSLSTKNDRNKIEGDIIYLMLDGPDGKSYAESVMKGDDWKKLSAVSDKRDFVVEDDIWHGSGVTAARAILDDLRKTLNGYVTD from the coding sequence ATGCCGGTGAGCGAACGCGTCTCCACCCGAAACCCCAAGACCCGCAAGCGCACCAGTGCGCGTCGGCTATCACTCGGCGCGGCGGCGATCGGCGCCGCGGTCGCCCTGGTCTCCGGCTGCGGTACCGGTGGCGACGACGCGTCCAGCACTATCGTCCGGACCACCACCAATATCGCGGGTGCGAGCGTGGTCGGGATCGAGCGCGACACCACCCGCGCCTGCGCGCTGCCGAGTGCCCCGGATCAGGCGTCGGGTACGCACACGGTGGCCGGTGCGCAGGTGCCCGCCGATCCGAAACGCATTGTCGTACTGGATACCGCCGCTCTCGACGCGGTGTGCGCCGTCGGGTTGTGGGAGCGGGTCGTGGGAACCACCACACTGCCCGGGCCGGCGCCGCAGCCCGGCTATCTGGGCACCGGCGTGCTGAAGATTCCGAGCGTCGGCGGCACCGGCGCGGTCGACATGGCGAAAATCTCCGAACTGCAGCCGGATCTGATCCTCGGCAGCGCCGGTGACGGCGACCTCGGCGCGCTGCGCGGCGTGGCCCCGACGGTCCTGGTCGAGCGCAAGGGCTGGGCCGACGACTTCACCGGCTACGCCGCTGCGCTGGGCCGCGGTTCGGCCGGGGCGAAGGCGCTCGCCGACTACCGCACGGACGCGCGGGAGACCGGCGCCTCGATCGCCGCGAACTTCTCCCAGGCATCGGTTATCCGCTTCTCCGACAAGGACATTCAGGTCCAGGGCGACGACACCTTCGCCGGGCAGGTACTCGCCGATGCCGGGGTCCAGCGCCCGGGCGCCCAGCGCGACGGCTCCTTCCCGGTGGACAGCCTGTCCACGAAGAACGATCGCAACAAGATCGAGGGCGACATCATCTATCTGATGCTCGACGGTCCGGACGGCAAGAGCTACGCGGAGTCGGTCATGAAGGGCGACGACTGGAAGAAGCTCAGCGCCGTGAGCGACAAGCGAGATTTCGTGGTCGAGGACGATATCTGGCACGGTTCGGGTGTCACCGCCGCACGCGCGATCCTCGACGATCTGCGCAAGACCCTCAACGGGTACGTCACCGACTGA
- the ctaD gene encoding aa3-type cytochrome oxidase subunit I: MTAVEPQPVPKLEATRPYPARLGPKGSFIYKAVTTTDPKVLGVMYLVTAMSFFMIGGLMALLMRGELARPGLQFLSPEQFNQLFTMHGTIMLLFYATAIVFGFANIVLPLQIGAPDVAFPRLNAFSYWLYLFGATMATAGFITPGGAADFGWTAYTPLSDIVHSPGVGADLWILGLAVSGLGTILGGVNMLTTVVCLRCPGMTLFRMPIFTWNIAVTSVLVLLAFPLLTAALMALAYDRHLGGHIYDPATGGSLLYQHLFWYFGHPEVYIIALPFFGIVSEIFPVFSRKPIFGYTTLVYATLGIAALSIAVWAHHMYATGAVLLPYFSFMTFLIAVPTGVKFFNWIGTMWKGQLTFESPMLFSVGFLVTFLFGGLSGVILASPPLDFHVSDTYFVVAHFHYVLFGTIVFATFAGIYFWFPKMTGRMMDERLGKWHFWATMVGFHTTFLVQHWLGAEGMPRRYADYLPTDGFTALNTVSTIGAFILGASTLPFIWNVFKSYRYGEVVTVDDPWGYGNSLEWATTCPPPRHNFYELPRIRSERPAFELHYPHMVERMRAEAHVGWGSKSHHVAELEKVSS; the protein is encoded by the coding sequence GTGACTGCTGTAGAGCCCCAGCCAGTCCCCAAGTTGGAAGCGACACGGCCGTATCCGGCACGGCTGGGCCCGAAGGGTTCGTTCATCTACAAGGCCGTCACAACGACCGACCCGAAGGTCCTCGGCGTGATGTACCTGGTGACCGCGATGTCGTTCTTCATGATCGGCGGCCTGATGGCGCTGCTGATGCGTGGTGAGCTCGCCCGCCCGGGTCTGCAGTTCCTGTCGCCGGAACAGTTCAACCAGCTGTTCACCATGCACGGCACGATCATGCTGCTGTTCTATGCGACCGCGATCGTGTTCGGCTTCGCCAACATCGTGCTGCCGCTGCAGATCGGCGCGCCCGACGTCGCCTTCCCGCGCCTGAACGCGTTCAGCTACTGGCTGTACCTGTTCGGCGCGACCATGGCGACCGCGGGCTTCATCACCCCCGGTGGCGCCGCCGACTTCGGCTGGACCGCCTACACCCCGCTGTCGGACATCGTGCACTCCCCGGGTGTCGGCGCCGACCTGTGGATCCTGGGTCTGGCCGTCTCCGGTCTGGGCACCATCCTGGGTGGTGTCAACATGCTGACCACCGTCGTCTGCCTGCGTTGCCCGGGTATGACCCTGTTCCGGATGCCGATCTTCACCTGGAACATCGCCGTCACCAGCGTCCTGGTCCTGCTGGCCTTCCCGCTGCTGACCGCCGCGCTGATGGCACTGGCCTACGACCGCCACCTGGGTGGTCACATCTACGACCCGGCCACCGGCGGTTCGCTGCTCTACCAGCACTTGTTCTGGTACTTCGGCCACCCCGAGGTGTACATCATCGCGCTGCCGTTCTTCGGCATCGTGTCCGAGATCTTCCCGGTCTTCAGCCGTAAGCCGATCTTCGGTTACACCACGCTGGTCTACGCCACCCTGGGTATCGCCGCGCTGTCGATCGCGGTCTGGGCGCACCACATGTACGCCACCGGCGCGGTGCTGCTGCCGTACTTCTCGTTCATGACCTTCCTGATCGCGGTCCCGACCGGTGTGAAGTTCTTCAACTGGATCGGCACCATGTGGAAGGGGCAGTTGACCTTCGAATCACCGATGTTGTTCTCGGTCGGCTTCCTGGTCACCTTCCTCTTCGGTGGTCTGTCCGGTGTCATCCTGGCCAGCCCGCCGCTGGACTTCCATGTGTCCGACACCTACTTCGTCGTGGCGCACTTCCACTACGTGCTCTTCGGCACCATCGTGTTCGCGACCTTCGCCGGTATCTACTTCTGGTTCCCGAAGATGACCGGCCGCATGATGGACGAGCGCCTGGGCAAATGGCACTTCTGGGCGACCATGGTCGGCTTCCACACCACCTTCCTGGTCCAGCACTGGCTGGGCGCCGAGGGTATGCCGCGTCGCTACGCCGACTACCTGCCGACCGACGGTTTCACCGCGCTGAACACCGTGTCCACGATCGGCGCCTTCATTCTCGGCGCCTCGACGCTGCCGTTCATCTGGAACGTCTTCAAGAGCTACCGCTACGGCGAGGTCGTGACCGTGGACGATCCGTGGGGTTACGGCAACTCGCTGGAGTGGGCCACCACCTGCCCGCCGCCGCGGCACAACTTCTACGAGCTGCCGCGGATCCGGTCCGAGCGTCCGGCGTTCGAACTGCACTACCCGCACATGGTGGAGCGCATGCGGGCCGAGGCCCACGTGGGCTGGGGCTCGAAGTCCCACCATGTGGCCGAGCTCGAGAAGGTGTCGAGCTAG
- a CDS encoding AAA family ATPase, with translation MGKLLVLVNGLPGAGKSTTGRALARTLDARFLSKDTVKDALANCVDDAADLPELGGIAMDAIWALARATNSAVVVDSWWFAPRDREHARRGIARAAADRTVEVWCDATEPVARARYASRHRPSYYGDAQRLVTHWDIWARAAAPLGLTPVVTVDTTSPVDYVTLADRIELAAVQGTR, from the coding sequence GTGGGCAAACTACTGGTGCTGGTCAACGGCCTTCCGGGCGCCGGCAAATCGACCACCGGACGGGCGCTGGCCCGCACATTGGATGCGCGGTTCCTATCGAAAGACACGGTCAAAGACGCCTTGGCGAACTGCGTCGACGATGCCGCCGACCTACCGGAGCTGGGCGGTATCGCTATGGACGCGATCTGGGCCCTGGCCCGGGCGACCAACTCGGCGGTCGTCGTCGATTCGTGGTGGTTCGCACCGCGCGACCGGGAGCACGCCCGGCGCGGCATCGCCCGGGCCGCCGCCGACCGCACCGTCGAAGTCTGGTGCGACGCAACGGAACCCGTGGCGAGAGCCCGCTACGCGAGCAGGCACCGCCCGAGTTACTACGGCGATGCCCAGCGCCTGGTCACACACTGGGATATCTGGGCACGAGCGGCCGCACCCCTCGGATTGACACCGGTGGTCACCGTCGACACCACAAGCCCGGTGGACTACGTCACCCTCGCCGACCGGATCGAACTCGCTGCCGTGCAAGGGACCCGATAG
- the serB gene encoding phosphoserine phosphatase SerB encodes MGTSESDSGNATETTVLITVTGPDKPGVTSVLLAALSRHGVSLLDVEQVVIRGRLTLGVLVTSPGDPEELQDQLEDAMATVGMEVDVEIGANSVSGAPLSTHAVVVLGSPVTARAFSTIARTLAAQGVNIDSIRGVADYPVTGLELMVTAPAVAADAASAATQAAASGSDRSIAETRLRTALAEVAGKENIDVAVERAGLARRAKRLIVFDVDSTLIQGEVIEMLAAHAGVEDEVRKVTEAAMRGEIDFAESLRQRVDTLAGLDETVIDEVAERIELTPGARTTIRTLRRLGFRCGVVSGGFRQVIEPLAHELELDFVHANTLEVVDGKLTGRVIGEIVDRPGKAVALRRFAAEAGVPMEQTVAVGDGANDIDMLNAAGLGIAFQAKPALREVADTALSHPFLDAVLFILGVTRDEVEAADARDGLLRRVPLS; translated from the coding sequence GTGGGCACGTCCGAGTCCGACAGTGGCAATGCCACGGAGACGACGGTGCTGATCACGGTCACCGGACCCGATAAACCGGGCGTGACCTCCGTACTGCTGGCGGCGCTGTCGCGGCACGGGGTGAGTCTGCTGGATGTGGAGCAGGTCGTGATCCGCGGCCGGTTGACCCTCGGGGTGCTGGTGACCAGCCCGGGTGATCCGGAAGAACTGCAGGATCAGCTCGAGGACGCCATGGCGACGGTCGGTATGGAGGTCGACGTCGAGATCGGGGCCAATTCGGTATCGGGCGCACCGTTGTCGACCCATGCCGTGGTCGTTCTCGGCAGTCCGGTCACCGCGCGAGCGTTCAGCACCATCGCCCGCACCCTCGCCGCACAGGGGGTCAATATCGACTCCATCCGCGGGGTCGCCGACTATCCGGTCACCGGCCTCGAACTGATGGTCACCGCACCGGCGGTCGCGGCCGACGCGGCGTCGGCTGCGACGCAGGCCGCCGCCTCCGGCTCCGACCGGAGCATCGCGGAGACCCGCCTGCGCACGGCACTGGCCGAGGTCGCCGGTAAGGAGAACATCGATGTCGCCGTCGAGCGCGCCGGCCTGGCGCGGCGGGCCAAGCGGCTGATCGTGTTCGACGTCGACTCCACCCTCATCCAGGGAGAGGTGATCGAGATGCTGGCGGCGCACGCCGGTGTCGAGGACGAGGTCCGCAAGGTCACCGAGGCCGCCATGCGCGGTGAGATCGACTTCGCCGAATCGCTGCGGCAGCGGGTCGACACCCTGGCAGGACTGGACGAGACGGTGATCGATGAGGTCGCCGAGCGCATCGAACTGACTCCCGGCGCGCGCACCACCATTCGCACGCTGCGCCGGCTCGGCTTCCGCTGCGGTGTCGTATCGGGTGGTTTCCGCCAGGTCATCGAACCGCTGGCACATGAACTGGAACTGGATTTCGTCCACGCCAACACCCTCGAGGTGGTCGACGGCAAACTGACCGGCCGGGTGATCGGCGAAATCGTCGACCGTCCCGGAAAGGCCGTGGCGCTGCGGCGTTTCGCCGCCGAGGCCGGGGTGCCCATGGAACAGACCGTCGCGGTCGGTGACGGCGCCAACGACATCGACATGCTCAACGCCGCGGGGCTGGGTATCGCGTTCCAGGCCAAACCCGCATTGCGGGAGGTCGCCGATACCGCGTTGTCGCATCCGTTCCTGGACGCGGTGCTGTTCATCCTCGGTGTCACCCGTGACGAGGTCGAGGCGGCCGATGCCCGGGACGGCCTGTTGCGGCGCGTACCGCTGAGCTGA
- the nrdE gene encoding class 1b ribonucleoside-diphosphate reductase subunit alpha: MLNLYGPNGEIQFDKDVAAARQYFLQHVNQNTVFFHNLDEKLDYLVEENYYESEVLDQYSRAFVKKLFQQAYAKKFRFPTFLGAFKYYTSYTLKTFDGKRYLERFEDRVCMVALTLAAGDEILAQQLVEEIIDGRFQPATPTFLNSGKKQRGEPVSCFLLRIEDNMESIGRSINSALQLSKRGGGVALLLSNIREHGAPIKKIENQSSGVIPIMKLLEDSFSYANQLGARQGAGAVYLHAHHPDIYRFLDTKRENADEKIRIKTLSLGVVIPDITFELAKKNEDMYLFSPYDVERIYGVPFADIDVTEKYYEMVDDKRIRKSKINAREFFQTIAELQFESGYPYIMYEDTVNRANPIAGKITHSNLCSEILQVSTPSVFNDDLSYATVGKDISCNLGSLNIAKAMDSPDFGQTIETSIRALTAVSDQTHIYSVPSIEQGNNQSHAIGLGQMNLHGYLARERVHYGSEEGVDFTNIYFYTVAFHAVRASNKLAIERGTAFGGFPDSKYANGEYFDKYTEQVWEPKTERVREIFAEAGVHIPTQDDWRELKASVMAHGIYNQNLQAVPPTGSISYINHSTSSIHPVASKIEIRKEGKIGRVYYPAPYLTNDNLDYFADAYDIGYEKIIDTYAAATQHVDQGLSLTLFFKDSATTRDVNRAQIYAWRQGIKTLYYIRIRQMALEGTEVEGCVSCML; the protein is encoded by the coding sequence ATGCTGAATCTGTACGGTCCGAACGGCGAGATCCAGTTCGACAAGGATGTCGCCGCCGCCCGTCAGTACTTCTTGCAGCACGTCAACCAGAACACCGTCTTCTTCCACAATCTCGACGAGAAGCTCGACTATCTCGTGGAGGAGAACTACTACGAGTCCGAGGTGCTGGACCAGTACAGCCGGGCGTTCGTGAAGAAGCTGTTCCAGCAGGCCTACGCCAAGAAGTTCCGGTTCCCGACCTTCCTCGGCGCGTTCAAGTACTACACCTCGTACACGCTCAAGACCTTCGACGGTAAGCGCTATCTGGAGCGGTTCGAGGATCGCGTCTGCATGGTCGCGCTGACGCTGGCCGCCGGTGACGAGATCCTGGCGCAGCAGCTGGTCGAGGAGATCATCGACGGTCGCTTCCAGCCGGCCACGCCGACCTTCTTGAATTCCGGGAAGAAACAGCGTGGTGAGCCAGTTAGCTGCTTTCTTTTACGCATAGAAGATAATATGGAATCCATCGGGCGTTCCATCAACTCCGCGTTGCAGCTGTCCAAGCGCGGCGGCGGTGTCGCCCTGCTGCTCAGCAACATTCGCGAGCACGGCGCGCCGATCAAGAAGATCGAGAACCAGTCCTCGGGCGTCATCCCGATCATGAAGCTGCTCGAGGATTCGTTCTCCTACGCCAATCAGCTCGGTGCGCGTCAGGGCGCGGGCGCGGTGTATCTGCACGCCCATCACCCCGATATCTACCGCTTCCTCGATACCAAGCGGGAGAACGCGGACGAGAAGATCCGCATCAAGACGCTGTCGCTGGGTGTGGTGATCCCCGACATCACCTTCGAGCTGGCGAAGAAGAACGAGGACATGTACCTGTTCTCGCCCTACGACGTGGAGCGCATCTACGGGGTGCCGTTCGCCGATATCGACGTCACCGAGAAGTACTACGAGATGGTCGACGACAAGCGCATTCGCAAGTCGAAGATCAACGCGCGCGAGTTCTTCCAGACCATCGCCGAGCTGCAGTTCGAGTCCGGCTACCCGTACATCATGTACGAGGACACGGTGAACCGGGCCAACCCGATCGCGGGCAAGATCACCCACTCGAACCTGTGCTCGGAGATCCTGCAGGTCTCCACGCCGTCGGTGTTCAACGACGATCTGTCCTATGCCACCGTCGGCAAGGACATCTCGTGCAATCTGGGCTCGCTCAACATCGCCAAGGCCATGGACTCACCGGATTTCGGGCAGACCATCGAGACGTCGATCCGGGCGCTGACCGCGGTCTCGGATCAGACCCACATCTACTCGGTGCCCTCGATCGAGCAGGGCAACAACCAGTCCCACGCCATCGGCCTGGGCCAGATGAACCTGCACGGGTATCTGGCGCGTGAGCGGGTCCACTACGGATCCGAAGAGGGTGTGGACTTCACGAACATCTACTTCTACACCGTCGCGTTCCACGCGGTGCGGGCCTCCAACAAGCTCGCCATCGAGCGTGGTACCGCCTTCGGCGGCTTCCCGGATTCCAAGTACGCCAACGGTGAGTATTTCGACAAGTACACCGAGCAGGTGTGGGAGCCGAAAACCGAACGGGTGCGCGAGATCTTCGCCGAGGCGGGCGTGCACATCCCGACTCAGGACGACTGGCGCGAGCTGAAGGCCTCGGTCATGGCGCACGGTATCTACAACCAGAACCTGCAGGCCGTGCCGCCGACCGGATCCATTTCCTACATCAATCACTCCACCAGTTCGATCCACCCGGTGGCTTCCAAGATCGAGATCCGCAAGGAAGGCAAGATCGGCCGCGTCTACTACCCGGCCCCCTACCTGACCAACGACAATCTCGACTATTTCGCCGACGCCTACGACATCGGCTACGAGAAGATCATCGACACCTATGCCGCGGCCACCCAGCACGTGGATCAGGGCCTGTCGCTGACCCTGTTCTTCAAGGACAGCGCCACCACCCGCGACGTCAACCGCGCTCAGATCTACGCCTGGCGCCAAGGCATCAAGACGCTGTACTACATCCGCATCCGTCAGATGGCTTTGGAGGGGACCGAGGTGGAGGGCTGCGTCAGCTGCATGTTGTAG
- the nrdF gene encoding class 1b ribonucleoside-diphosphate reductase subunit beta, with product MKLIDRVSAINWNRVPDEKDAEVWDRLVGNFWLPEKVPVSNDIPSWNTLNAQEKQLTMRVFTGLTLLDTIQGTVGAVSLIPDARTPHEEAVYTNIAFMESVHAKSYSSIFSTLCSTREIDDAFRWSEENPNLQRKAEIVLDYYRGDEPLKRKVASTLLESFLFYSGFYLPMYWSSRAKLTNTADLIRLIIRDEAVHGYYIGYKYQKGLEDLTQPEQEELKNYTFELLFELYENEVEYTQDLYDEVGLTEDVKKFLRYNANKALMNLGYEGLFPRDETDVNPAILSALSPNADENHDFFSGSGSSYVIGKAVNTEDEDWDF from the coding sequence GTGAAGCTGATCGATCGAGTGTCTGCGATCAACTGGAATCGGGTGCCCGACGAGAAGGATGCCGAGGTCTGGGATCGCCTTGTCGGCAACTTCTGGTTGCCGGAGAAGGTTCCGGTGTCCAATGACATTCCCTCGTGGAACACGCTGAATGCGCAGGAAAAGCAACTGACCATGCGGGTGTTCACGGGCTTGACCCTGCTGGACACCATTCAGGGCACGGTCGGCGCGGTGAGCCTGATCCCGGATGCGCGCACCCCGCACGAGGAAGCGGTGTACACCAACATCGCGTTCATGGAGTCGGTGCACGCCAAGAGCTACAGCTCCATCTTCTCCACGCTGTGCTCCACCCGCGAGATCGACGATGCCTTCCGCTGGTCGGAGGAGAATCCGAATCTGCAGCGCAAGGCCGAGATCGTCCTCGACTACTACCGGGGCGACGAACCGCTCAAGCGGAAGGTGGCCTCCACGCTGCTGGAGAGCTTCCTGTTCTACTCCGGCTTCTACCTGCCGATGTACTGGTCCTCGCGCGCCAAGCTCACCAACACCGCCGACCTGATCCGCTTGATCATCCGCGACGAAGCCGTGCACGGCTACTACATCGGCTACAAGTATCAGAAGGGCCTCGAGGATCTCACCCAGCCCGAACAGGAAGAACTGAAGAACTACACCTTCGAGTTGCTGTTCGAGCTGTACGAGAACGAGGTCGAATACACCCAGGACCTCTACGACGAGGTCGGTCTCACCGAGGACGTCAAGAAGTTCCTGCGCTACAACGCCAACAAGGCGCTGATGAACCTGGGCTACGAAGGCCTGTTCCCGCGCGACGAGACCGACGTCAACCCGGCCATCCTGTCGGCGCTGTCGCCCAACGCCGACGAGAACCACGACTTCTTCTCGGGTTCGGGGTCCAGCTACGTCATCGGTAAGGCGGTCAACACCGAGGACGAGGACTGGGACTTCTGA
- a CDS encoding quinone oxidoreductase family protein, producing the protein MDLPLPQPGPGQVAIDVEYVGVNFADLQARTIGYRVPGLPFVPGLELSGRVRSLGEGVQGLVVGQPVAAITDGGAYAEVAVVDAATTFPVPEGIDLRTAATLPTVLPTAFALIHTIGRAQPGETVLVQGAAGGVGSVAGQIAKLAGAGAVYGVVSGPAKAEYAREVGYDDAFLSETFDEDIRRVTAGRGVDLVLDSVGGQTLSRGLSALARFGRLISYGNAGGEPAWRVGQPELYPRGISVSGFSILGLSIDAPEVLRDIATRAFELVTGGDVSLPITAEFPLAGAADAHRLMESRSSTGKLILAVAG; encoded by the coding sequence GTGGATTTGCCTCTGCCGCAACCCGGGCCGGGGCAGGTGGCGATCGACGTCGAGTATGTGGGGGTCAATTTCGCCGATCTGCAGGCCCGCACGATCGGTTATCGGGTTCCCGGGCTGCCGTTCGTGCCGGGACTGGAACTGTCCGGGCGCGTGCGGTCGCTGGGGGAGGGTGTGCAGGGGCTGGTTGTGGGGCAACCGGTCGCGGCGATCACCGACGGCGGCGCCTATGCGGAAGTCGCCGTGGTCGATGCGGCGACCACTTTCCCGGTTCCCGAGGGTATCGATCTGCGCACTGCCGCAACGCTTCCCACTGTTTTGCCCACTGCGTTCGCGTTGATCCACACGATCGGGCGGGCGCAGCCGGGGGAGACGGTTCTCGTACAAGGTGCGGCCGGCGGAGTGGGAAGCGTGGCCGGGCAGATCGCCAAGCTGGCCGGAGCCGGTGCGGTATACGGAGTGGTGTCCGGTCCGGCCAAGGCCGAGTACGCCCGCGAGGTGGGCTACGACGATGCCTTTCTCAGCGAGACCTTCGACGAGGATATCCGTCGCGTCACCGCCGGACGCGGTGTGGACCTGGTGCTGGACTCGGTCGGTGGACAGACCTTGAGCCGCGGACTGAGCGCGCTGGCACGATTCGGTCGTCTGATCTCGTACGGCAACGCCGGTGGGGAGCCCGCCTGGCGCGTCGGTCAGCCGGAGCTCTACCCCAGGGGTATTTCGGTATCGGGATTCTCGATCCTCGGCCTGAGCATCGACGCACCTGAGGTCCTGCGTGATATCGCCACACGTGCATTCGAATTGGTCACGGGCGGAGACGTGAGTCTCCCGATCACCGCCGAGTTCCCGTTGGCCGGCGCGGCGGATGCGCACAGGCTGATGGAGAGCCGCAGCTCCACCGGGAAGTTGATCCTGGCTGTCGCCGGCTGA
- the nrdI gene encoding class Ib ribonucleoside-diphosphate reductase assembly flavoprotein NrdI: MAGLSGEETRSTPALVYFSSASENTHRFVERLGLPAVRIPLHTADSLRVDAPYVLICPTYGGGRHVFDAQRGAGASGRSDKEFVPRQVAKFLNDPHNRALLRGVIAAGNTNFGDTYCYAGEVISRKCGVPYLYRFELMGTAEDVERVREGLGLFWQRQQHRPERRPA; encoded by the coding sequence ATGGCTGGGTTGTCTGGGGAAGAAACCCGATCGACGCCCGCTCTGGTCTACTTCTCGAGCGCCTCGGAGAACACGCACCGCTTCGTCGAGCGGCTGGGTTTGCCCGCCGTTCGCATTCCGCTCCACACCGCCGATTCGCTGCGCGTCGATGCGCCCTACGTGTTGATCTGTCCCACCTACGGTGGCGGCCGGCATGTTTTCGACGCGCAGCGCGGCGCAGGAGCATCCGGCCGGTCGGATAAGGAATTCGTGCCACGGCAAGTGGCGAAGTTCCTCAACGATCCGCATAATCGTGCGCTGTTGCGCGGGGTGATCGCGGCCGGCAACACGAACTTCGGCGATACGTATTGCTATGCGGGAGAGGTGATCTCGCGCAAATGCGGAGTGCCTTACCTGTATCGCTTCGAACTGATGGGAACCGCCGAGGACGTCGAGCGCGTCCGAGAGGGATTGGGATTGTTTTGGCAACGACAACAGCACCGGCCGGAAAGACGGCCCGCCTAG
- the mgtE gene encoding magnesium transporter, with product MSPTDLYFAAPARSRVLGDDHSSAGPENHAADTVVEASPAAVHGPCRAAAETRAAELGAAAEAAETIAAEQHPDRASLWELLDARRVDAALTWLDEHAPHRIADELARMDAVQAGIAFRLLDKDRALAVFEELEPVDQQQILSGMRDQSFRELIEGMDPDDRARMLREAPATVAKKVLAGLSPRERRMTAALLGYPEGSAGRYMTPEVVALHRDLTVAEALGVVRAKGAHAETVYTLPVVDGGRRLIGVVEMRELVLSDPATMLTELVVTEPVFARATDAAEKAARLMRETNLMNLPVVDSEDRLVGLLTIDDAVEVIEAADSEDVALQAGTSPWTGHYMAAGVFQLARYRAMWLLLLLVAATLTVSVTDAFEATLAQAANLALFIPLLIGAGGNAGAQAATSCVRALAVGEVRVSDLLKVIWRECRVGLVLGSMLAVVGMVIGATFVGAQIALVVGITLVIICGWAATIGGTMPLLAKKLRIDPAVISAPMVTTLVDATGLIIYFTTAKLVLGI from the coding sequence ATGTCGCCGACCGATCTGTACTTCGCCGCGCCCGCACGTTCGCGTGTCCTGGGTGACGATCACTCGTCCGCCGGGCCCGAAAACCATGCCGCCGACACTGTGGTGGAAGCGAGTCCCGCCGCCGTGCACGGACCGTGCCGGGCAGCCGCCGAAACGCGCGCCGCCGAACTCGGGGCCGCTGCGGAGGCCGCGGAAACGATTGCCGCCGAACAGCATCCGGACCGCGCGTCGCTGTGGGAACTCCTCGACGCGCGCCGCGTCGATGCCGCGCTCACCTGGCTGGACGAGCACGCGCCGCATCGGATCGCCGATGAACTCGCTCGCATGGACGCCGTCCAGGCCGGAATCGCGTTCCGGCTGCTGGACAAGGACCGCGCGCTGGCGGTGTTCGAGGAGCTCGAACCCGTCGATCAGCAGCAGATCCTGTCCGGGATGCGGGATCAGAGCTTCCGCGAACTGATCGAGGGCATGGACCCCGACGACCGCGCTCGCATGCTGCGCGAGGCGCCGGCCACGGTCGCCAAGAAGGTGCTGGCCGGGCTCAGCCCGCGCGAACGGCGGATGACCGCCGCCCTGCTCGGCTATCCCGAGGGATCGGCCGGTCGATACATGACGCCGGAAGTCGTTGCGCTGCACCGGGATCTCACGGTGGCCGAGGCGCTGGGCGTGGTCCGGGCCAAGGGCGCGCACGCCGAGACCGTGTACACCCTGCCCGTGGTCGACGGTGGCCGCCGGCTGATCGGGGTGGTCGAGATGCGAGAGCTGGTGCTCAGCGATCCCGCCACCATGCTGACCGAACTCGTCGTCACCGAACCGGTTTTCGCGCGGGCGACCGATGCCGCGGAGAAGGCGGCGCGGCTCATGCGTGAGACGAATCTGATGAATCTGCCGGTGGTCGACAGCGAGGATCGACTGGTCGGATTGTTGACCATCGACGATGCGGTGGAGGTGATCGAGGCCGCCGACAGCGAGGACGTCGCGCTGCAGGCCGGCACCAGCCCGTGGACCGGTCACTACATGGCGGCCGGCGTCTTCCAGCTGGCCCGCTACCGCGCGATGTGGTTGCTGTTGCTGCTGGTGGCGGCCACTTTGACGGTCTCTGTCACCGACGCGTTCGAGGCGACACTGGCGCAGGCCGCGAATCTGGCGCTGTTCATTCCGCTGCTCATCGGCGCGGGCGGCAACGCCGGGGCACAAGCGGCCACCTCCTGTGTGCGGGCACTCGCGGTGGGCGAGGTGCGAGTGTCGGACCTGCTGAAGGTCATCTGGCGCGAATGCCGGGTGGGCCTGGTGCTCGGTTCGATGCTGGCGGTGGTCGGCATGGTCATCGGCGCGACCTTCGTCGGCGCGCAGATCGCGCTGGTCGTGGGCATCACCCTGGTGATCATCTGCGGGTGGGCGGCCACCATCGGCGGCACGATGCCGCTGCTGGCCAAGAAACTGCGCATCGATCCGGCGGTCATCTCGGCGCCCATGGTGACCACACTGGTCGACGCGACCGGTTTGATCATCTACTTCACCACCGCGAAGCTGGTGCTCGGCATCTGA